The sequence taattcatgagaatgtattgcatgtattttgtttttgtatcacccgtatgtgtgaaaaaagagtaatattttattctctccttccgttctatgcgtttattctatgcattgcgactagtctcgattgaaaatgattgcgactaacgatGGGTTAAATAGAGCCAGTTCAGAAATGCATAACTGCTATGCATTGTTGGAAATGGAAGCTATTGATTTAAAACCTGAAGTCATAGACAAGAattagataggtaactgagagcaaaaaaactgttgtcaaaaacctaattcatgagaatgcaTACATTATGTGAAAAGAGTAATTTTTtcctctctccttccgttctatgcttTTATTCTATGCCtaaagtagtttttaaaaaaattaataaatatgagTTATCTTGGCTAAACTTTTCAATTATATTGACAAAAGAcatcaaaaatacaaaaaaattataatttttttaaaaaaaaaaataattcaaagaaaaaatattttattctcaaaattttaagtGACCATTACGAGTTTTCTTACTtttaaattagtgaaaaaaattaaataaaaatggctAGTGAAACGGATCCTGTTTCAAATATATCGGAAAGAGAGGAAGCCGGAACTGAATTTACAGGAAATGAAGAATATGGAGGGGAATTTGAAGTTGAACAGACAGAGTATGATGGAGAAGATTATACTCCACTAAGTGCGAATGAGGATCCAGAGAAACAACATCAATACAAGGAATATAGACGTCTCGAAAGAGATATCAAATATCAAAATGAGActttagaaaatcttaaaactcaaatacaaaaaatgtcaaCTAAACCCTGCCTAACGCGCAGTGAACAaaacgatttgaaaaatttgaaggACAATTGGGAGCAGGAGTTACAAAAGCTAGGATGCCTCATCGATAAAGCAATACGTTTGCAAAATTTTGGCTCCAAAAGGCATTACAGAGAGTTTCCACTTATTACCACATTCGATGAGGATAACTTGAATCTTACACTGCGCACCTGTGAAACATTGCAAACTCAAGCAGCGAAAAGTCAGCCTAAGGCAGGAAACCTCAGAGCATCTGGTGGTGAGTCAAGTGAATTGGATAGACCGTTTTCTTGTAAAGATAGTGCAATGAGTGTGTCAGAAGAACGAAAATTGATGAAAGAGATTTTTGCCGCTCTTAAAGAGTGCAATAATCTTAAGGAATGTCgttcacaaaaacaaaatcggTCTCCACGCCAATGTAAAGAAAACGGTtcattggaaaaattaaaaaatcaaataaattgtaTGCAACAAACCATATCCAAACTAAAGGATGAACTAAATAAACGTGACACTAAAGAAAATGGTTCATTTTGTGATAATCATCAGAAATCAAGAAGCACACAGCCGGCAACTCCTGCCTTAGATCATTTAATGTGTCTTGGTAAAAAGAATGCAAAAGCTGAGAATTTTCAACAATTAAAGGAAAACTATTTATATCTGTTGACAGAATTCAGTAAAAAGGATGAACAACTTAAGGAGCTAATGAAAAAgtgaatatattttgttttatagcgTTATCTCTTCTAAAGTGTTGAATTTTCTTAACTAGAAATAACTACTTACGAAACTATATATGACAACTCAGTGATTTAaaacggtaacggtattttggaTTATTTTAGTAACAGTGATTGCGTTGCTTTTTGTATTGAGCAGTAACGGTTATTGCTATTACTGTATCGTTGGACTAAATTCGTACATTCACATTATTATTAACCCTTTcagacattttgtccaatatattGGACATTTGGGTTTTTCCTTTTAAAGTATAGATAAAGTATAAAGATAGATTTTTACAGTTAATAGCGTTACCTGGCAGGCATGTGTGACATTTACCTGTAATTTGACTTCATATTCTTAATTAGCAGCCTCAAATTTGCTTACACTGTAATTTTCAGTTTTCTATCTCAactaattatatttaatgtcaGAAAGGGTTAacaatgaaatataatttgaaaaatttaaaatcataagAAAAACTGCAGCACATATTTTAGGCATTGAACTAATAAAATTCTCCATAACATGTCCGCCTCCAAGCTTAACTATTTCGGAAACTCTTCTTATTCCATCAGAAaccacaaaattaaatttagattcatcggaaaataaaacattattccaTTGCGCAATAGTCCAGCACAAGTGTTCTCCAGCAAATTTAAAGCGAGCTCTGCGATTTTTCTGCGATATAAATGGTTTTTCGCAGCTCTATCTATAGCTTTTGAGGCTTCTTTTAAATCTAGACGGAATCTAGTACTCTAAAAGCTGAAGTGCATGgatcttttttttaatactctCACAATCCGTTTATCTTCCTCAGTTGCTGAGCATTTCGGTCGACCGAATcggtaaataattttcaaattttttgtttttataatcgagaaaatcggtcaacaaatggctgagatataaggaaaaaaccagatatcgggattactaagtcattaatatagaaaatatggatatctaaagatagatatttcagagtcctttgcaacgacctaaaatgggtcaaaatcggtaaaaatatttttcaaccccaatttttttttttttcaccaaaagaaattttgttcactaataaatttaaaaaaatagtatttaaaaaattaaaaaaaattgttttaaacaatttaaaaataatttttttcactaataaattgaaaaaaaaattttcaaaaaaatgtttttaatatttgtttaattaaagatACCACAAATTCTAAAATTCCAGATTAAGAAATTCATGcgcaaaatgttgtaataaaagTGCCGATGGTGCTGCTACAGGCGACGCCGATGAATCCGAATTGATACTTTTACGCAATCGAattaatgaaatgaatgaaGAACAAGTCGAATTCAAATGTCTCATGCGGGAACAATCATTGCAATTGGACGATTATCGTAATAAATATCTAACGGCTCAACAGAAAGTAGAAGAACAAGGTGCCCTACTAGAAAAGCTCAATATGAACAATAAACGcattgaaaaacaaataaacctaGAAGTTAAAGAAATTCGTGCCAAGTTTCAAGAAAAACTTGCTGAACTATTGCATTTTCCCAGGCTTTTGGAAAATGAACAGCTTAAGTTGGCCGAAAACTGTAAAGAAAAGGAAGAGCTGGAAACTAAGCTGGTTATAGTGTGCAAAGaactaaaaaatcttaaatcaaaAACACAAAATGACAACGCTGAGGACTGTAAGCCACAACTTCAAAGATGTCAGCAGGAATTGTCTCAGGTGAAGAAAAATATAGAGGAAATTCAACGACAAAGGGATATGTTCTGCGAACAGTTGAGAACAACCATGGATGATTTAAACACTTTACGTGGCGAATCGACCAAGATTATAGCCAGAACAAAAGAGCGTTCCGATCTTattaagcaacaacaacaagatcAAATCGATCGTTTAGAAAAGCAATTGGCTCAATGTCGTGCTACGGCCAGCTTGTCAGTTAGCGATCGCGAGTCGGTTATACGGGAAATGCAAGGACAATTAAATACTTTGTCGTACAGTTTCGATGGGgctcaaaaacaaatcaaaacacTAAGGAATCATATAGCATATATGTCTAATGAAAATAGTTTTCCGgccaaatgttaaaaatataaaaaaaactctgaaaagtaaaaagatgaataaaaaatgtttgtttggttttcggtgttttttaaattttctattattcaaattaatgttaatttaaacttgttaataaatacataattgaatattaaattataatattaaacCAATTACGTGTCGCTTTGAGAACTGAGACATATGTATGAAAGTAAGGATGggtttaaattcatttaaagcgATTTTACGGCTAAACGTTTCATTTTTGGTGTCTTCTTCTTAGCCTGACGTTTTTGTTCCTTTGCCTCCCAACGACGCTGCTTTTCGGGATCGTCTTCAGCCAAAATACGTTCTTTTTCTTGTTTGCGTTTCTCTTCGCGGCGCTGAGCTGCTGCTTCGGCACGAGCAGCATgagtacttttcaaaaattcttccTCGACACGATTTCTATTCTTCTCAGCTTTTTGAATACCCTTAAAATTGAAAAGTGTACAGTTCAGTTTATGgagttcatttattttatgttcgtTAGATGAGGCATGTAATATGTATGAagtgaatattttaaagaaaactatgaAGCTTAACTTATTCTTCTCAGAATtgtgctattaaaaatttaacaaaaatctatgattttctttttactGAGAATTTCTTCGCAGATTATAAAtcagaaaaattatttctaccccaaaataaaaaaacattaaaaaaaaaattgtcacataatctccaaaaaattagataagaTAATTTGAATTAGAACAATACTTTTAAAGACATCTATGGGTTGACTTTATCTAACTACTTTAGTTTTATACGAATCAGTTCAGAGAAAAATAATGATGAGCGTTAATTTTAATGAATCAATACTTTAAATCTTACCTCTTTGGATATACGTTGAACTTTAAGGCGCTCCATTaaatagaaaatcaaaattagCAATGGTTTCACACTTTCCATGTCTCCATCCTTGGGTAAATTAAAGCCAGCCATAAGGACTGGTTTAGTTTCAGGTTGCTTTAAAATATTCGTTTCGTCTTGTTGTATGGGACCGCTAAATTGGTCCGAAATATGAATATAATCAATAAATTGTTGATATTTGCTGAGAGCCGTTATAACACGGTTCTCAAGTATGGCAGAGGTGGCTTCTGGGATTTCAGAGAGTACACTGAAACCAGTTGGCACGTTATAACGTGTCTCTGGTTTACTGACTAGAGTACAATATTTgctctaaaatataaaaatatgaaaaagacgttatggtaaaatatttattatttcttacTTACCAAATCGGCATATTCCTTAAACGCCTTTGTTATAGTCTTTCTAGTACCAACACAAAAtacaaatggatccattacaccACGAGTTAAATCAACTTTAATGTGTAATTGATCTTGTTGTGGGCGCATCAATCCAGCTACTAATGATACCAAATCTTGGCGTTTAATCATTTTTAACTCGACTAACATGCCTTCGCAGCAGGTACGTCCAGAGCACCAAAGTGTGTATAAGCTTTCACTTTCTTTCATCAAGCCCGGATTCTCATTTTCTTGTTTTCCATCATCTCCCACCAACACGAAATTGTCATCGAGCAAACCCTTGTGGGTGCTATACCACAAATGGGCCAATTTGGCATTTTTAGCTTTGCCGGCGAAAAAGTTTGTGAAATACACCATAAGACCAGCCAACATCAACATTTCCATCCAATAAGAATCCCAATGAGTTCTAAAAATAACGTAtggttttataaacaaatttaataatgtacaaaataaacttaaacaaaattaccTGAAATGCATAGGTATCTTGGCAACAGTGAGTTTTGGTTCAGGTGCTCTTTTATCTATCACCTCTTCCTTAGCATCACCACCATCGAAACCCTCGAATTCTTCGTCATCTTTGAAAAATTCATCTTCATCCTCAACGATGCCATCCTCTTCATCATCTTGCACATTAACCGTGTTTACGGGTTCCTTTTCCTTTGTAACTGGCAGCTCATTTGAGTCTGCGACTCCTTCGCCCTTAACATCTACTGGAGCCTCTATAAATTCATCATCAGAGTCGAAATCTTCAAATTCCGCAAAGTCATTGTCTTCAAATGCTGACACAGGCGTTAAATCAAAGGTGATAAAAGCACAGCAAACAAGTGCGATCAATAAAGCTTTGATTAGCttcatttttattcaataaattaaaataattttcttttaatgtttAACTTATCATAACCTCAAACTAAAAATATAGGTCAATTGGTTATTAACAAATAGtcattaaaatttgttaccGTTTTATGGTGGTAACTTGACTTAATCTTAtcactaattatttaatttatctaaattttttccaaactaaTCCACCGAAAGAGCACGTCAcactattttaattaaataaaaaaaatgtaaatgtgaaaccgattacttttttattatttgacagAATATTTTTGCTGTCAAAAGAAATTTCACTGTGAAAATACACTAAGAAAAATTGTATAGCAATATACAACAGATATaagataaaatatttgatgttagTGTTGCCATTAGACAAATAATTATCACAAAAGAGAATAActgcattttaattaaataataaaaaaaatgtaaatgtgaAACCGattgcttttttattatttgacagAATATTTTTGCTGTCAAAAGAAATTTCACTGTGAAAATACACTAAGATAATTACCAAAATAATCCAAATTCGCGTTACATTTTACCGTTTTAAATCGGTAGCCGGCcaactttttttatactttattcTTTTGTTGGAATACTGTCAAAATAGGCGGAAAACTGTAAAAGCCGAGAAAAGGCAaggttatacatatttaaaaaaaaagaaatgttatttatacaatttcttaaaaactaGTTGCTCCTATGAAAAggaaactttattaattttcttctcTCGACAAAatgtccaaattttttttgttgggagaAAAAATAATCTCTGctccataaaattgatttaaatctaTCACTTCACACAAACACATGCGATTCTTATGCGTATGATAACCAGAACTACTGCAGTAATCTTCATATACTTATAGCAATTTTACATTGGTCGCTTGACTGCCGACTTTCAAAATATATTACGCTGCCGTGAAAGTGCAGTttgatgaaacaaaaaaatctactactattaAAATCCACCGAGTGTTGCTTTCTACAAACGTACAAGTTTTTACAACTGCGATTGATTGTTTAGAAAAGgacacaaaaagaaaacaaaacagagaaaaaaagctgaaaatttttatcattcacattaaatgaaaaattattgaaaaagtttaattacaatttatgctaaattaatttaaaacgttAACAGTGTCCAACAACAAGTAAAATGAATTCTAGTCGTTCTACGTCTACATCATCGTCTGGTAGTTCAACAAGCAGCGGAAGTTCAAGCTGCACAGATAGTGGATCGTCTTCTACAGATTCAGAAAGTACAACTTCAAGCGATGCTAAACCTTTAAATTCGTCCCGAGGAAatgataacaacaaaaataagccACAAGTAACAACTAGAAGAAAAAGCTCTGAAAGTAAGACAAACCAACAAAAGACGGCTGCTGATACTGAAAAGagcacaaaaattaacacaGCCGCCAATAGCACAGCGGTACAAAAGCAacctacaaaaaatattgcttacTCCAGCGACGATGATACACCGCCTACGAAAAAGCCACTTAAAAGGCTATCGACGGCATCTACGGCACAGCCAAGTCAAAGGAGACGATCATCAGGGGGATTTGCTTTGACAGCGTCCAAGTTACAAAAGGCGCAGTCTGAGACAGCGGCTTCAGGCATAGAGGTAACAAGTGAAACTAAATCTGCAAAGACAAATGAGAATgagaaagaaaaagaaaaacaaacggTTTTGCCATTAGGTACAGATCCAGAAGTTGTTGCAAAATCGAATGCGACAACCCCCATAAAAAAGACAAAACAAGAAACACAAACCAAGGCAATAGCCAAGAACACAAATTCAATCACCGATGTCTCCGATCAGCCAAGTgctaaagtaaaacaaattcaaaataagCGAAACAGTGGACCCTCTCAACCCATAAGAGCTGTGGCTGCTGCATCAATTgcaagaaaaaaatgttcagaTGAATCTGAATACGATAGTATTTCCGGCTCTGAAGATGAATCTTCAAGTAGTAGTAGCGAAACTGATAGTAGCGAAAATAGTTCATATAATTCCAAGGGCGAAAAAGGTGGTGGCGAAGTGGGTGGTGTGGGTGGTAAACGACGTCCGAAGAACAGACATTCTGAATCAGGTGCTAAAAAAAGGAATGAATTTTCGTTTTCGGAAGGAGGACAGAGTCCACCGAAGAATAATATCAGAAATCGAAAACTTACTCGATCCCTAAGTACAAGACGAAATAGTAAGCCACTAGTTAAAACTTCAGCTGGGGCAAGCCAACAAGAACTTGGTTCTGACTCTGACTCAGAAGCTATTAATGGCACGGTGGGAGATATGAAACGATCACTCTGCAAGAGCCCTGCCAAAAAATCCTACATTGGTCTTGGCCCCGCGACATTAACCAAATGCAGTGTAAAAAAGGAAATAAGTAACAATGGTTTTCCAAGCCTGTCACGAGCGCCCACACCACCTCAATTGGAAAAGAGATGTCCTGTTGATGGTTGTGATTCCTCTGGTCATCTGAGCGGAAATTTGGATCGTCATTTTCTTCCTGAAGCTTGTCCTATATATCACAACATGTCTGTTTCTGAATGCAAAGACAGAGCTAATGAACGCAAGTTGCGGGCCGAGACCAACTGCAAACCTTCAACAACCTCAAATCACTTGGATCATAAGTCAGGACCGCAATCATCTTCGAAATACCTACAAACAGTTGAACAAAAGGAATTTTATAGTAAAATGAAAGAGTCAAGAGCTCGCTTCAAACCCATTGCAGAAGTTGTAAATTGCGACAAAGTTAAATTGGAAAAGGACTGTAACGATGAAGATCGTGAGCCCAGTTTAATTGGTTTGGTACCCGACTATGATTTGCAATTGTTTCGAGATGCCCAGGCTTTAGCTAGTGAACAAATTGAGGACGAAGTTAAAGATTTGCCTATTGGCAAAGGCATAAAGTAAGATTTTTCGTTAGAATTGTAGAATTGtttattaatgtaaattttaatatatttttagataCATCACAAtgggaaaatataaaatgaaagtaTGGTATCAGTCTCCCTATCCTGAAGACGTTTCCAGGCTTCCCCAAATGTATATTTGTGAGTTTTGTTTACGTTATCAAAAATCCGAAACTGGCATTAAGCGTCACGCTCAGAAATGCGTTTGGCGACATCCTCCTGGTGATGAAATTTATCGCAAAGGCAAATTACAAGTGTGGCAAGTAGATGGTAAACGCCATAAGCAGTATTGCCAGCACTTGTGCTTGTtggcgaaattttttttggatcacAAAACTTTATACTATGATGTGGAACCATTTCTCTTTTATATCATGACCTTGGCTGATGTTGATGGTTGTCATACTGTGGGCTATTTTAGTAAGGTAGGTattgataaaaattaatatgtGATACAAAATTCCATTGATGATTCcgagttaaaaatttgtaacggattgatatttaaaattctatttgtTTTCACTATGGGtataaattaaagcttaaacagatcattaaaaattattaagaacaATTGTGTAATTTGTTCGCGGTTGTTTAAAAAGTTCATCCGGAAATGTTTGGAATTCATTTATCGAAAAGATTCGAAACCGTATTTAAaatcaatagcaaaatattctaaaatgttatcggatatttttaaaactaatgtACAATGCCGAATCTATTTAAAGAAAACCAtgaaatcattttatttctttataatcgtggttttttaatgtaaaaccaTGTTagagaaattgtttttttttttttttacagaaaaacacattttttaagaaatattgagggtattcatttcaaaaaatgggaaattataatttgatttgttttcacttttaacaaacaaaaacaaaaaatcaaaaaaaaaagttgtatttttttgtggaattttgttcaaGTTTTTGTTGTGTAGAAGtgtaaaaaatcagagtgtaatttttcaataacatccGCAGTTTCGAAAACATGT comes from Calliphora vicina chromosome 2, idCalVici1.1, whole genome shotgun sequence and encodes:
- the LOC135950035 gene encoding outer dense fiber protein 2, producing the protein MASETDPVSNISEREEAGTEFTGNEEYGGEFEVEQTEYDGEDYTPLSANEDPEKQHQYKEYRRLERDIKYQNETLENLKTQIQKMSTKPCLTRSEQNDLKNLKDNWEQELQKLGCLIDKAIRLQNFGSKRHYREFPLITTFDEDNLNLTLRTCETLQTQAAKSQPKAGNLRASGGESSELDRPFSCKDSAMSVSEERKLMKEIFAALKECNNLKECRSQKQNRSPRQCKENGSLEKLKNQINCMQQTISKLKDELNKRDTKENGSFCDNHQKSRSTQPATPALDHLMCLGKKNAKAENFQQLKENYLYLLTEFSKKDEQLKELMKKLRNSCAKCCNKSADGAATGDADESELILLRNRINEMNEEQVEFKCLMREQSLQLDDYRNKYLTAQQKVEEQGALLEKLNMNNKRIEKQINLEVKEIRAKFQEKLAELLHFPRLLENEQLKLAENCKEKEELETKLVIVCKELKNLKSKTQNDNAEDCKPQLQRCQQELSQVKKNIEEIQRQRDMFCEQLRTTMDDLNTLRGESTKIIARTKERSDLIKQQQQDQIDRLEKQLAQCRATASLSVSDRESVIREMQGQLNTLSYSFDGAQKQIKTLRNHIAYMSNENSFPAKC
- the LOC135950036 gene encoding PAT complex subunit CCDC47; translation: MKLIKALLIALVCCAFITFDLTPVSAFEDNDFAEFEDFDSDDEFIEAPVDVKGEGVADSNELPVTKEKEPVNTVNVQDDEEDGIVEDEDEFFKDDEEFEGFDGGDAKEEVIDKRAPEPKLTVAKIPMHFRTHWDSYWMEMLMLAGLMVYFTNFFAGKAKNAKLAHLWYSTHKGLLDDNFVLVGDDGKQENENPGLMKESESLYTLWCSGRTCCEGMLVELKMIKRQDLVSLVAGLMRPQQDQLHIKVDLTRGVMDPFVFCVGTRKTITKAFKEYADLSKYCTLVSKPETRYNVPTGFSVLSEIPEATSAILENRVITALSKYQQFIDYIHISDQFSGPIQQDETNILKQPETKPVLMAGFNLPKDGDMESVKPLLILIFYLMERLKVQRISKEGIQKAEKNRNRVEEEFLKSTHAARAEAAAQRREEKRKQEKERILAEDDPEKQRRWEAKEQKRQAKKKTPKMKRLAVKSL
- the chm gene encoding histone acetyltransferase KAT7; translated protein: MNSSRSTSTSSSGSSTSSGSSSCTDSGSSSTDSESTTSSDAKPLNSSRGNDNNKNKPQVTTRRKSSESKTNQQKTAADTEKSTKINTAANSTAVQKQPTKNIAYSSDDDTPPTKKPLKRLSTASTAQPSQRRRSSGGFALTASKLQKAQSETAASGIEVTSETKSAKTNENEKEKEKQTVLPLGTDPEVVAKSNATTPIKKTKQETQTKAIAKNTNSITDVSDQPSAKVKQIQNKRNSGPSQPIRAVAAASIARKKCSDESEYDSISGSEDESSSSSSETDSSENSSYNSKGEKGGGEVGGVGGKRRPKNRHSESGAKKRNEFSFSEGGQSPPKNNIRNRKLTRSLSTRRNSKPLVKTSAGASQQELGSDSDSEAINGTVGDMKRSLCKSPAKKSYIGLGPATLTKCSVKKEISNNGFPSLSRAPTPPQLEKRCPVDGCDSSGHLSGNLDRHFLPEACPIYHNMSVSECKDRANERKLRAETNCKPSTTSNHLDHKSGPQSSSKYLQTVEQKEFYSKMKESRARFKPIAEVVNCDKVKLEKDCNDEDREPSLIGLVPDYDLQLFRDAQALASEQIEDEVKDLPIGKGIKYITMGKYKMKVWYQSPYPEDVSRLPQMYICEFCLRYQKSETGIKRHAQKCVWRHPPGDEIYRKGKLQVWQVDGKRHKQYCQHLCLLAKFFLDHKTLYYDVEPFLFYIMTLADVDGCHTVGYFSKEKNSFYNVSCILTLPPYQRKGYGRLLIDFSYLLTRVERKIGSPEKPLSDLGLISYRSYWKDVLLEYLCNRTGNTLSIKDVSQEMAIYSYDIVSTLQALGMMKYWKGKHIVLKKQDVLDDYEERIKRRGTFPKIDEACLRWNPFVPQQNNNSP